In Planctomycetaceae bacterium, a single genomic region encodes these proteins:
- the cysC gene encoding adenylyl-sulfate kinase produces MAEQKATNVTWHDHSVTREERQKLNRHKGVVLWFTGLSGCGKSTVANAVDRMLHDAGRHTFVLDGDNIRMGLNKNLGFSPEDRVENIRRIGEVAKLFADSGVIVSTAFISPYREDRDKVRALLPQGEFLEVYVKASLETCESRDPKGLYKKARAGEIKGFTGIDAPYEEPTAAEITLDSDSKGIEELANEVIAHLNKNGYLSA; encoded by the coding sequence ATGGCGGAACAAAAAGCAACCAACGTCACATGGCACGATCATAGCGTGACGCGCGAAGAGCGGCAGAAGCTGAATCGCCACAAAGGCGTTGTGTTGTGGTTCACGGGTCTGAGCGGCTGTGGAAAAAGTACGGTGGCAAATGCCGTCGACCGGATGCTGCACGACGCCGGCCGGCACACCTTTGTGCTCGACGGTGACAACATTCGCATGGGCCTGAACAAGAATCTCGGGTTCTCGCCCGAAGACCGCGTCGAAAATATCCGCCGGATCGGTGAAGTCGCGAAGCTGTTCGCCGACAGCGGCGTGATTGTGTCGACGGCGTTCATTTCGCCCTACCGCGAAGATCGCGACAAAGTGCGAGCCCTGCTTCCCCAGGGAGAGTTTCTGGAAGTCTACGTGAAAGCCAGTCTGGAAACGTGCGAAAGTCGCGACCCGAAAGGCCTGTACAAGAAGGCCCGCGCCGGTGAGATCAAGGGGTTCACCGGAATCGATGCGCCGTACGAAGAGCCCACCGCTGCGGAGATCACGCTGGATTCTGACAGCAAGGGGATTGAAGAGCTGGCGAACGAAGTCATTGCACACCTGAACAAGAACGGATATCTGTCGGCATAG